CGGCGAGTAATGGTAGGTACCCTTCTAATTCCATCAATCCTGGTGGTTCAGGTGATCAGGGCGATCGCCATGCTCAAGCCAGCTATAGCAATAACCTGCATTACCTCTCGACCAATAATCGCCCAGGCCAAGCTCTGCCAGAGGCACCGAATAATCCGGCTCCCCACCACCCAAGTGACTTAAATCTGGTAGACAATAGCTCAAGGGAAATACCTAGAGCAAATGGTGTTGCCAACAGAAGTAGCGATCGGCTCCACAATGCTAATGTTGTTGATTTTAAGCGCACCAATTCCCCAGCTATTATTCGCAATCCTGGTTCTACACAATTTAACAATATTGCCAATCTGAATGGCTCCAGGTTAGCTACAACTGAATCAACCGCCAAGCCAGCGAAGCGATGTGATTGGGGTAGTGCGATCGATGCATCGGTCTTCTATGGCCGTAACTCTGAGTTGGCTACTGTACAAAGCTGGATTTTGGCGCAGGAATGTCGGTTGGTGGGAGTTCTGGGTATTGGTGGCGTGGGCAAGACCACCTTTGCGGTTAAGCTGGCGGAGCAAATTCAAACTGAGTTTGATCTAGTGATCTGGCGATCGCTACGGCATACACCCAGTCTCGATTATTTATTGATTGACTTGCTTCAGTTTTTACAAGGACGTGATGTGATTGCCCTGGCCACCACCGAGCAGTTAATCGCCCAATTAATTAACTTGCTGCGATCGCATCGCTGCCTGATTGTGCTGGATCATGTTGAAGCCTTAATGCTGGGGGGGGCTACCACTGGCACTTATCAGCCTGAATATGCTGACTATGGTGAGCTATTCCGCCAACTTGGTGAGATGCGCCATCGCAGTTGTGCGATCGTGGTCAGCCGCGAGAAACCCCTGGAGCTCAATTCGCCCGACCTGGATCTGCCCAAGAGTAAATCCATTCAACTGGGTGGGCTGGCCGCTGCGGCAACAAAAATTCTAACTCAGCCATCATCGCCAATTAATCCGCAATGGATTGAAAATAATCCAAGTAGTCAGGACGATCGTGATCAAAGTGAGCTAAATAATCACAATCAGGCAAAACAAAAACTAATTGACTATTACAGCGGCAATCCCCTGGCCCTGAGGGTGGTATCAAGATCGATCCAGGATTTGTTTGATGGCAATATTAATGAGTTTTGGCAGCAAGGCCCAGTGGTCTTCGGTCAAATTCGGCATTTATTACTGCAACAATGCGATCGCCTCAGCGATTTAGAAATGCGGATCATGTATTGGCTGGCGATCCTGCAATTACCTGCCCCAGTCACAACCTTGCAAGAATGCCTGGTGCCGCTCGTGGCTAAGGCGGAATTACTAGAGGCGCTATCTTCGCTGCGGTGGCGATCGCTGATCGAAAGAGCTAACAATGGTTTTAGCCAGCAACCACTGGTGGGCACATATATGATTGAGCAACTATTGGAAAATGCGGTTGAGGCAATTATTTCTGGCGATCTGACTTTTTTATGCCAATATCGATTGCATTCTAGCGAACAAATGGGCAAGCTGAGCGGCGATCGTAATATTGCAACGCCCCTACTCACCAAGCTGCTAGATCACTATGGCAATGGGCAAAATTTGAGCGATCGATTATGCCAATTGCTCCAATCATTTCAACCACCAGGGCAATTAACAGGGCAATTAACAGGGCAATTAACAGGGCAATTAACAGGGCAACTGGGGCAACTACCTGCAACCGCTCAACCAGGATATTACGCCCCCGCCAACCTCAAATATTTACTGCAATTAACCGGGCAGTCTTCTAATCCGCAGAATAGAATAAATTCTAATCTCCATGACGTGAATAAAGACATAAATGCGGCCGGATTCCCACAGCAAGTGAATGAATCCAGCGATCTGCAACTATTACAGCGATTGATCACCAGCGATCGGCCAGGGGGGATCGCCACCTGGGATCATCGCATTCCCTGGGTGAATAATCCGCTTACCCAACAGACAGCGGAAACTAAAACTCAAATTCGCCAGAAAGACCTTTATTATCAATGGCCCGCCAATGAGCTAGCAGCTTTGCAGCAGGAATTACGCCAGCAAACCAAATTGCGTAAACGTTATTGCGCCTGGCTGAATGATCATGAATTTGCGGAAATTGATGCTGATTTTGAGGCGGTGCAAATTACCGATGCCCTCAATTGTCTGGTTGATGCCCGCTTGGTGTTCATGAATGAGGTAAAAATTATTACCCCACCACCAGGAATGCTGCGACCTTCTCAACGCATGGCGCTAGAGCAAATGCACCAGCTAAATCAAATAGACCAGAGCGATCGCCGATCGGCTCAGTTACTAAACACCGAGGTTGGCTCCCATGCTTCTTAGCTTTTGCAAGCAGGTTAAAAGCAGGGTAAGCATTAAAATCCTAAATTAATTCCTCGGTCACAACTCGGCGCAAAATTTCGGTCACCGCCGCCGCCATTTGGGCATCAACCTCCATTGCCTCTTGTCTGGGGCTACTACGATCGATCGCGGCTCTGAGGGTAAGCGCCACCGATCGTAACTTAGCTGGTTGCGGTTCGGTTGGAGTCTGGCTCTGGGGTAATTGGTCTACAAACTGTACCAAGGCCGTATAGACCGCCTCAGTGCGCTGGCGTTGATCACTATAACCAAAACCCATTTTGGATATAATCACTGGCTTGGCGATCACACTCTGTAAACCCAGGGTAGCGATCGCCACATCTACATATCTGGCCGTGTCGGTGCCCATTGCCCGCACCACACTTTCTAAGCTATGCCATTGAGCACCTGGCAATCGCGCTGCCTGCAATATATGGTGATGCCACCCCAGCATCGAGATAAATCGGGTCATGTCATAGGCAGAGAGCAAATTCTCACCGCGATGCAATTCATTGGCACTGGCCAGCAATACTTTGCGCGTTACCGCATCGACTAATACTGGTTGCTCAATGTAGGGCCATTCGCCATAGCGCCCCTGGAACTTCAAGTTCTGATTGCCAGTGATTTGCTTAACCCAGTTTTCCAGTTTGAGCGGGGTTTCAAATTGCTTGAACATGGCCGCCAGCGAGTTAGAAGTTAACTCCGAGTCGGCATAGTTAACCACCTTTTCAATCAGGTCAAAAAACGATCGCTTCCGCTTGATTTCCTGGCGATCCCTAACCACGCAATTATCAATGTCTATGTGAGGATCAACCTGATTAGCCCGACAAACCACATGCAAAATTGGCAGCAGTTTGGTAATGCTCCACATCTGCACCGGTGCCAGGGCATTCTTACCAGACCAATGCCCCATCATTTGACCATCGACATAGGCTCCAACACAAACGCAGGCTTCCTCGATCGGATCGGGCAGAAAATCCAAGCCCACCACATCGATCGCTGGAGTTTTACCCACCACTGGATAGGGACTAAACCTGACTCGCACAGTGCTGTTGGCCAGGGTAGACACCTGGCGATAGGAAACGACTTCGGCGTTGATTGGCTTGGTGGCAAGGCGATCGGGGTAATGTTCGATTTCAGATTTAAACACCGAGGCGGCAATGCTTCGATTGGGCAAGCTGCTAATACTGCCAGTGGGGGTAGCCTCAACGCCGCGATCGAGAAAGGCCAGGTGCATATCATCAGCCTGACCTTGTGCAAACCAATTAGTTTGAATATTGAGGAATTTTAAAAAGACCTGCTCAGGATCGTTAGCTTTACCCAGGATAAAAGGCACCACTGAGGCTGGATCAAGTAACTTCTCGGCTACCGAGTGATCTAGCTTACCGTCACGGATCTGATTAAAATTTAAGGTGTCGGCCAGCTCAAACAGGGCATTTTGAGTTAATTGGCCATAGATACCATCCACGGGCGCGCTGTACATCCCCAGGGTTTGCAGTTGGCTTTGCACTTGCCTGGTCAAGGTGGCATTAGCACTGAGGTCAGTAAGTGGCAGGGTCACCCGGTGCTGCAAAATATCATCTAGCGTAGTAATCCGCGCTGGTGCGATCGGCGTTACGGGCGTTACTGGATTAATCGGTGCTGGAGTTGGATTAGGTACAGGAGGCTCTACTGGTGGTTGGGTTGGGAACGGCGATGGCGTTACTGGTGTGACGGGTGGAAATGGGTTGGGCTGCTCTGGTTGATTTATTTGCTCAGGGTGATCGAGAGTTGTCCAGGTTTGAGCGCCCACAATTCCATCAACTGTGAGTTTATGAAGGGATTGAAACCGCTTCACGGCGATCAGGGTACGCCTGCCAAACTGACCATCGATCGCACCAGGCGAACAATTGGCCGCCCTCAGCTTTTGCTGCAATTGGGTCACTTCTGCACCGCGATCGCCATACCTGAGCGTTCTCATGGTTGATGTTGATTAGTTGATTAACTAATTGAGGAATGACTGGATCTCAGATTTGGATCTCAAATCGCATTCTAGATCGCCGCCAGCACATCATCGGGAGCGATCGCGCCAATCGGTTGCCCCTCAGCGGATTGGATTGCCTTGATTTGGTCGTTGCTGGGGAGCAATTTAGCTGGTTCAGTGGGGCCAAAGAGAGCTACTAGTTTAATACCAGTCGCCACACCAATATGCATCGGGGCGCTGTCGGTACATAGCAATAACTGAGCCGACATAATCAAAGCTGCCAGTTTACCAATGTCGGGCGGATTGATCACCTTTAATTGCGGCTGCAACTCAGTTAGCGCTTTGATCAATTTGCGATCGTCTGGCCCACCAATTACCACCAGGGGTGCATCATACAGCTTGGCCTGTACCCCGTTGATAATTGTTTTCCAGCTTTCTACTGGGTAAATTTTATTGATGCCCTTGCGCTGGGAAAGTTCACTAGCGCCGCCATGGATCAGTACATAGCCTTTCCCTTCAATGCCCATCCGTTTTAGTTCAGACTTGACCCAGGCAACATCACCCTGGGGAATTGCCAGCTTGATCGGTGGACAGGGTTGATCGATGCCCAGCCCTTTACTAGCCAGATCGTGATACATCGCCGCAGCATACTGATTTTGCTCCAATGGGACTGGCTGGGTTAGCAAGAAACTACCGGCCCCCGAAAAAGCAATTCGCTCTGGAATGCCCGTTAACCACAGCAGCAGCCCCACTGAGAAGCTTTTACCCAACGACAGCACCACATCATATTCGCAATCGCGGATCGTGCCCAGCAGGTTGCCCCAGTCGGCAAAGCTGTTACTGCCTTTAAAATCAAATTTCCAAATATTATTTACATATGGGCAAACTCGATATGCGCCAACCGATCGAGGCTCAACCACCACATCGATCGCCGCCTGGGGGTAAGTTTGTTTGAGGGTTTCTAGGGTTGGGAAAAACAAGAGCTGATCGCCAATACCACCTGGAACCAAAGCCAGCAAACGCATCATTTCGGTTAAATACTCTCTTAGACTTAAGCAATATTATCGCATCGTCAACATTTGACCTATGCCAAAGGACACAAAATCCCAACTTTATTAACCATACGGCATCTTGGGCTGCATATGCGCTGCAATATTGACTATGATCGAAGAAGATGAGCAATTTTCATAATAATTATGTCCAACGCTTTTTCAAGTAAGATCCTGTGCAAGCTTGATATAACTATTGTTAATTGTGTTAATTGCACCGAATCGATCGCCATGCCAGAGATATCTTGAAGCTGCATTAATTAACTGGAACCAAAGAGCAGATTTTGAGTTGGCTTTAGATCTAGGCATTTACTGATTTGATTTACGCATTACTTTAAAAATTACTTTACAAATTACCGAATAATTAAACCCGAATGCAATTCAAGTTTGATTCGATCCCAGAAGCCCTAGCCGAGCTGAGAGCAGGTCGGTTGATTGTGGTAGTAGACGATGAAAATCGTGAAAACGAGGGCGATCTGATCGGTGCGGCTCAGTTTGCCACCGCTGACATGATTAACTTCATGGCCACCCATGCCAGGGGGTTAATTTGTCTGGCAATGATGGGCGATCGCCTGGATGCACTGGATTTACCACTGATGGTCGATCGCAATACCGATAAGAATCAAACTGCATTTACGGTTAGTATTGATGCCGCCGAGGGGATTACTACTGGCATCTCCGCCGAGGATCGCGCCCTCACTATCCAAGTGGCACTCAACCCCCAGAGCCGCCCTGGTGATCTGCGTCGTCCTGGCCATATTTTCCCACTGCGGGCAAAAAATGGCGGGGTCTTGAAACGGGCTGGACATACGGAAGCGGCCGTAGATCTGGCCAAAATGGCGGGGCTAAGTGGTGCGGGGGTAATTTGTGAAATTCAAAATCAAGATGGCTCCATGGCGCGATTGCCGCAACTGGCAGAATATGCCAAACAGCACCATCTCAAATTAATTAGCATTGCCGATTTAATTAGCTATCGCCTCGAACATGAGCGATTTGTACATCGAGATTCGATCGCCAATCTGCCTTCTTTGTTCGGTGATTTTAAGATCTATGCCTATCGTAATAACCTCGACGATCGTGAGCATATTGCGATTGTGAAGGGAAACCCCAAGGATTTTCCCCACCAAGAAGTGCTGGTGCGGGTTCATTCTGAATGCTTAACTGGCGATGCGCTGGGATCGCTGCGGTGCGATTGTCGTGGCCAATTACAAAGCGCCATGAAAATGATTGAATATGCTGGCTGTGGCGTGGTGGTGTATTTGCGCCAGGAAGGTCGGGGGATTGGCTTACTGAATAAGCTCAAAGCCTATGAACTACAAGATCAGGGCTTGGATACGGTGGAGGCCAACGAAAGGCTAGGGTTTGCGCCGGATTTGCGTACCTATGGTGTGGGAGCCCAGATTTTGCATGATCTGGGGGTCAAAAAAATGCGGTTGATTACCAATAACCCGCGCAAGATCGCTGGCCTGCGAGGGTTTGGCATCGAGGTGGTGGGGCGATTGCCACTGCTGATTGAATCCAATGACTACAATTTGCGTTACCTGGCCACCAAGGCGGCTAAGCTGGGGCATTTACTATTGCAATCGAAACTGCTGACCCTGGCGGTTTGTTGGCGGGATATGCCAAATCAAAGTAATCGCCAAGCCCAGATCGAAAAACTGCGCACGATCGCCACCAAGCTAAATTTGCTGTTGCAGGAAGCTGGTGATGCCTCCGTTGCCGCCCAATTCCAACTGCCACCGGAAGCAGTTAGGTCGATCGCTGCGACCAAGATTCAGGCCAATCAGGCCCATCAGACTGATCAATCTAGTTTTGCCCAATTGGACTCAGCTTGTGCCTACTCGATCGTGCATATTGGCTTCGATCAACCGGATATTGTGGAAGATGATTGGTATGCCCAACCGCAACACCCCTACAAAGATGCAGCGGTGCGATTGTTGCACCAACTTACGAAGTGGGAGCTGTTAAATGAGTTTATGTTTTTTATCCCCAGCTCCCAGGGACTGGTTGGCTCTGATATGCCCATGCCATTGCAGGAATTTTCAGGACAACAGCCCTGGCAAACCGATACAATCTACCGCTGGAGTAGTCAGACAGCTAAGCCAACGGTTAGTGCTGGCTCAACCGCGATCGATTAGAAATCTTGGCTCTAAATATCTAAATATCAAAAGCATAGATCTCCCATCCCAAGGCGATCACAGCGATCGGCACTTTGCAGCATCGTTCCCAGGGCAATAATTGTTCAATTCACCTGCGTTTTTCCCTTTCCCTTTTCCGCTTCTCATTCCATTCAATCAAAGTCAAATAGGCAACCCCGCCCGTAACCACAACCAGCAGCAAAAGGGCAATCCATATTAAACCGTTATAGACTATCTCTTCTGTCATAACTCAAAAGTCAAACGTTAAAAGTCAAACGTGAATAAACTTAGCAAGGTCTGATCTGGACTTTTGCGGTATCTTCTTGTCACCAACCAGATCAATTACTTACCACCATAATAAAAGGCAATTTCCTTGTCCTTGAGGGGCGCAAAATCAGCATCCGCAAGCATTTGATTTAGCTGATCCTGGGCAATGTGCTTCGCGCC
The sequence above is a segment of the Pseudanabaena sp. PCC 7367 genome. Coding sequences within it:
- a CDS encoding glycosyltransferase family 9 protein, which gives rise to MMRLLALVPGGIGDQLLFFPTLETLKQTYPQAAIDVVVEPRSVGAYRVCPYVNNIWKFDFKGSNSFADWGNLLGTIRDCEYDVVLSLGKSFSVGLLLWLTGIPERIAFSGAGSFLLTQPVPLEQNQYAAAMYHDLASKGLGIDQPCPPIKLAIPQGDVAWVKSELKRMGIEGKGYVLIHGGASELSQRKGINKIYPVESWKTIINGVQAKLYDAPLVVIGGPDDRKLIKALTELQPQLKVINPPDIGKLAALIMSAQLLLCTDSAPMHIGVATGIKLVALFGPTEPAKLLPSNDQIKAIQSAEGQPIGAIAPDDVLAAI
- the ribBA gene encoding bifunctional 3,4-dihydroxy-2-butanone-4-phosphate synthase/GTP cyclohydrolase II; the protein is MQFKFDSIPEALAELRAGRLIVVVDDENRENEGDLIGAAQFATADMINFMATHARGLICLAMMGDRLDALDLPLMVDRNTDKNQTAFTVSIDAAEGITTGISAEDRALTIQVALNPQSRPGDLRRPGHIFPLRAKNGGVLKRAGHTEAAVDLAKMAGLSGAGVICEIQNQDGSMARLPQLAEYAKQHHLKLISIADLISYRLEHERFVHRDSIANLPSLFGDFKIYAYRNNLDDREHIAIVKGNPKDFPHQEVLVRVHSECLTGDALGSLRCDCRGQLQSAMKMIEYAGCGVVVYLRQEGRGIGLLNKLKAYELQDQGLDTVEANERLGFAPDLRTYGVGAQILHDLGVKKMRLITNNPRKIAGLRGFGIEVVGRLPLLIESNDYNLRYLATKAAKLGHLLLQSKLLTLAVCWRDMPNQSNRQAQIEKLRTIATKLNLLLQEAGDASVAAQFQLPPEAVRSIAATKIQANQAHQTDQSSFAQLDSACAYSIVHIGFDQPDIVEDDWYAQPQHPYKDAAVRLLHQLTKWELLNEFMFFIPSSQGLVGSDMPMPLQEFSGQQPWQTDTIYRWSSQTAKPTVSAGSTAID
- a CDS encoding peptidoglycan-binding domain-containing protein, with protein sequence MRTLRYGDRGAEVTQLQQKLRAANCSPGAIDGQFGRRTLIAVKRFQSLHKLTVDGIVGAQTWTTLDHPEQINQPEQPNPFPPVTPVTPSPFPTQPPVEPPVPNPTPAPINPVTPVTPIAPARITTLDDILQHRVTLPLTDLSANATLTRQVQSQLQTLGMYSAPVDGIYGQLTQNALFELADTLNFNQIRDGKLDHSVAEKLLDPASVVPFILGKANDPEQVFLKFLNIQTNWFAQGQADDMHLAFLDRGVEATPTGSISSLPNRSIAASVFKSEIEHYPDRLATKPINAEVVSYRQVSTLANSTVRVRFSPYPVVGKTPAIDVVGLDFLPDPIEEACVCVGAYVDGQMMGHWSGKNALAPVQMWSITKLLPILHVVCRANQVDPHIDIDNCVVRDRQEIKRKRSFFDLIEKVVNYADSELTSNSLAAMFKQFETPLKLENWVKQITGNQNLKFQGRYGEWPYIEQPVLVDAVTRKVLLASANELHRGENLLSAYDMTRFISMLGWHHHILQAARLPGAQWHSLESVVRAMGTDTARYVDVAIATLGLQSVIAKPVIISKMGFGYSDQRQRTEAVYTALVQFVDQLPQSQTPTEPQPAKLRSVALTLRAAIDRSSPRQEAMEVDAQMAAAVTEILRRVVTEELI
- a CDS encoding NB-ARC domain-containing protein — protein: MNIEDALLIVDRALPHKGLSNVQELLFRQAWEGKTYPEIAENSGYDSSYIRDVGYKLWQSLSRSLGEKVTKNNLQVVLRRYGLKLAKHDRQAHQAHQAHQAHQIISLPQGSGSVVMPFPVAGMNNGAIGISGISTHPASNGRYPSNSINPGGSGDQGDRHAQASYSNNLHYLSTNNRPGQALPEAPNNPAPHHPSDLNLVDNSSREIPRANGVANRSSDRLHNANVVDFKRTNSPAIIRNPGSTQFNNIANLNGSRLATTESTAKPAKRCDWGSAIDASVFYGRNSELATVQSWILAQECRLVGVLGIGGVGKTTFAVKLAEQIQTEFDLVIWRSLRHTPSLDYLLIDLLQFLQGRDVIALATTEQLIAQLINLLRSHRCLIVLDHVEALMLGGATTGTYQPEYADYGELFRQLGEMRHRSCAIVVSREKPLELNSPDLDLPKSKSIQLGGLAAAATKILTQPSSPINPQWIENNPSSQDDRDQSELNNHNQAKQKLIDYYSGNPLALRVVSRSIQDLFDGNINEFWQQGPVVFGQIRHLLLQQCDRLSDLEMRIMYWLAILQLPAPVTTLQECLVPLVAKAELLEALSSLRWRSLIERANNGFSQQPLVGTYMIEQLLENAVEAIISGDLTFLCQYRLHSSEQMGKLSGDRNIATPLLTKLLDHYGNGQNLSDRLCQLLQSFQPPGQLTGQLTGQLTGQLTGQLGQLPATAQPGYYAPANLKYLLQLTGQSSNPQNRINSNLHDVNKDINAAGFPQQVNESSDLQLLQRLITSDRPGGIATWDHRIPWVNNPLTQQTAETKTQIRQKDLYYQWPANELAALQQELRQQTKLRKRYCAWLNDHEFAEIDADFEAVQITDALNCLVDARLVFMNEVKIITPPPGMLRPSQRMALEQMHQLNQIDQSDRRSAQLLNTEVGSHAS